Proteins from one Triplophysa dalaica isolate WHDGS20190420 chromosome 6, ASM1584641v1, whole genome shotgun sequence genomic window:
- the nol11 gene encoding nucleolar protein 11-like has translation MAALYEGYTLCGFAPLQNTSNLAIQGVELYGDVDHVLVTDSLRSATVYKVSDQKPLGSWTVKQGQTITSPVVFNTQNQEYVVVTDDKVVRTWKGDDVNIDKAFKATVSADVFRLLSAPGFEPVVVFRHGAVRFLNSLLAAPQQPIEKVLSEEEVIRWSNIINADQQLVVLFTTEQRGEHCLYVQKFNPNTLVKHVFENEPGFSTPLSFSATCRGSNIHLISLYSNGSVYESVLPLRTSSTGAEGAQKLPRSVCLSLPVGEGQVTSAAAVVLDEAHVAVVGFPHPSAGANKDYLCIWNIHFQTLQASKEMPGGLFAQLWCYGGKLYVPHGKTLSVIPFECRKSSLAAAMGRLKQSRQSESLSCALVSSWTDQPHGDITKTKGTSRISTKQVNASNVKGTSSALTVDQLTEHIKTETLEVVQVVVGEFICRASQTDLQLAAGRIALELVSRSQTDGNFYPNSAFLQLLKTQYLCHSVCPGMLLLALEKKDFDLCQIAFQLFPDIPEAITCAFLKAILSTPDSEIDSVNLDVDSVMFMKVLTQTGCPSEEKGYQQNGFCPSTPEDSGSQTPSMPQRDPLHLDMKCPVGLHKSTLLNDVVQTAYSDRLLLPHLKDLTVPHVILFLQYLQFLYLRYSHEAGLQIQALRSPSMAQIVDWVCLLLDAHFTVLVMAPEAKRLVSDLHKFVRSQVKLYSELDKIEGSLQVLKKDKQSEDSGVYSIKVIELF, from the exons atgGCAGCGTTGTACGAGGGATACACGCTGTGTGGATTTGCACCGTTGCAAAACACATCAAATTTAGCTATTCAAGGAGTTGAATTGTATGGCGACGTTGACCATGTTCTCGTCACGGACTCCTTGAGATCTGCAACTGTTTACAAG GTGTCTGACCAGAAGCCTCTGGGCAGCTGGACGGTTAAGCAGGGACAAACCATCACCAGTCCTGTTGTGTTTAACACACAGAATCAGGAATATGTGGTTGTTACAGATGATAAG GTTGTCAGAACTTGGAAGGGTGACGATGTTAACATCGATAAAGCTTTTAAAGCAACA GTTTCAGCTGATGTGTTCAGATTGTTGTCCGCCCCTGGCTTTGAGCCGGTGGTGGTGTTCCGTCATGGAGCTGTTAGGTTCCTGAATTCACTGCTTGCCGCCCCACAGCAACCCATAGAGAAAGTCTTATCAGAGGAGGAGGTTATCAG gtGGAGTAATATCATTAATGCAGATCAACAGCTTGTTGTTTTGTTCACCACAGAGCAG AGAGGAGAGCACTGCCTCTATGTTCAGAAATTTAACCCCAACACTCTGGTGAAACACGTATTTGAGAATGAGCCGGGGTTCTCTACACCTCTTAGCTTTTCTGCCACATGCAGGGGCAGCAACATACACTTAATCTCCTTGT ACTCCAATGGCAGTGTTTATGAGAGTGTATTGCCACTCAGAACTTCAAGCACAGGAGCTGAAGGTGCCCAGAAGCTCCCTCGCTCCGTTTGTCTCAGCCTTCCAGTTGGGGAGGGGCAGGTAACATCTGCTGCTGCAGTTGTGCTTGATGAGGCGCATGTGGCTGTAGTGGGATTCCCCCATCCGTCTGCTGGAGCTAACAAAG ATTACCTGTGCATTTGGAATATTCACTTTCAAACTCTTCAGGCTAGTAAAGAGATGCCAGGAGGATTGTTTGCACAG TTGTGGTGTTATGGTGGGAAGCTCTATGTACCCCATGGAAAGACATTATCAGTTATTCCCTTTGAGTGCCGGAAATCTTCCCTCGCAGCTGCCATGGGAAGACTGAAGCAGTCTAGACAGAGTG AGTCGCTGTCGTGTGCCCTTGTGTCTTCCTGGACCGACCAGCCACATGGTGATATCACTAAGACAAAAGGAACCAGCAGGATTTCTACCAAACAAGTG aatgcttCTAATGTTAAGGGCACATCCTCCGCACTGACAGTCGATCAACTTACAGAGCACATTAAG ACGGAGACATTAGAAGTGGTTCAGGTTGTAGTGGGTGAGTTTATTTGTCGAGCTTCACAGACTGACCTCCAGCTGGCAGCAGGCAGAATAGCTTTAGAACTAGTGTCAAGATCTCAGACGGATGGCAACTTCTACCCTAACAGTGCATTTCTACAGCTGTTAAAAACACAGTACCTCTGTCACAG CGTTTGTCCTGGAATGCTGCTGTTGGCTCTGGAAAAGAAAGACTTTGATCTCTGTCAGATTGCTTTCCAGCTTTTCCCTGACATTCCTGAAGCTATCACTTGTGCCTTTCTCAAAGCTATTCTGAG TACTCCAGACTCCGAGATTGACTCTGTAAATCTTGACGTGGACAGTGTGATGTTCATGAAAGTTCTGACTCAGACTGGATGCCCATCAGAAGAGAAGGGTTACCAGCAGAATGGTTTCTGTCCCTCAACACCCGAGGACAGTGGATCTCAAACTCCCAGCATGCCACAGAGAGACCCCCTACACCTGGATATGAAATGTCCTGTGGGCTTACACAAGAGCACCCTACT AAATGATGTTGTGCAGACAGCGTACAGCGACAGACTCCTGCTGCCACATCTCAAAGATCTTACAGTTCCACATGTCATT CTCTTTCTACAGTATCTACAGTTCCTTTATCTTCGATATTCTCACGAGGCAGGCTTACAAATCCAAGCTCTTCGCTCTCCAAGCATGGCGCAG ATCGTGGACTGGGTTTGTTTATTACTAGATGCTCATTTCACAGTCTTGGTTATGGCACCAGAAGCTAAAAGGCTGGTTTCTGATCTGCACAAGTTTGTGAGATCGCAG GTCAAACTTTATTCTGAACTGGACAAAATTGAGGGAAGCCTTCAAGTGCTCAAGAAAGACAAGCAATCTGAAGATTCTGGCGTTTACTCCATAAAAGTGATTGAGCTCTTTTAG
- the zgc:174863 gene encoding uncharacterized protein zgc:174863 isoform X2 yields MASIMIMVLAVIYPFIPVVEPSGDLLKLECEPAVGIAAHTTVITCHFRGYKDVKVDAVSLRKVGQNEPTFRHRIAKQQKLGDPRFSLENPAEGPSLKINDTMFSDTGVFDYEIVTNRGRASAKFTLSVTAKYKDPIVSTWPQDVTEGGPIDLYCNATEGYPTGTIHWFDRYGTNWTINSILTKTTKDTDSSKSVALSSKLTFNSIDLSLAPFRCIVLNSKYIKDGEKTIQITPAKHAEDMAESKSNNTNIIAGVMVIGSLIAGLLFALFFFRRGKEQRYESGQPA; encoded by the exons ATTTGTTGAAATTGGAATGTGAACCTGCTGTTGGAATTGCAGCTCATACAACAGTTATCACATGCCATTTCAGAGGCTACAAAGATGTTAAAGTAGATGCAGTTTCTTTAAGAAAAGTGGGCCAGAATGAACCCACTTTTCGACACAGAATAGCAAAACAGCAAAAATTAGGAGATCCTCGCTTCAGTCTTGAAAACCCTGCTGAAGGTCCatctctgaaaataaatgacacaatgttTTCTGATACGGGAGTATTTGATTATGAAATTGTCACAAACAGAGGCAGAGCATCTGCAAAATTTACCCTCAGTGTCACAG CAAAGTACAAAGATCCCATTGTAAGTACATGGCCTCAAGATGTAACAGAGGGAGGACCAATTGACCTTTATTGCAATGCAACAGAAGGCTACCCAACAGGAACCATCCATTGGTTTGACCGATATGGAACAAACTGGACCATTAACTCAATTCTGACAAAAACCACCAAGGATACCGACAGTTCAAAATCTGTGGCTTTGTCTTCCAAACTGACTTTCAACTCGATTGACTTAAGTCTGGCACCATTTAGATGTATCGTCCTAAACAGCAAATACATCAAGGATGGAGAAAAGACTATTCAGATCACGCCTGCCAAAC ATGCGGAAGATATGGCAGAATCGAAATCcaataacacaaacattattGCTGGTGTTATGGTTATTGGTTCACTTATTGCTGGTCTTCTGTttgcacttttttttttcagaagagGAAAAGAGCAAA gatATGAATCAGGACAACCTGCTTAG
- the zgc:174863 gene encoding uncharacterized protein zgc:174863 isoform X1 has product MASIMIMVLAVIYPFIPVVEPSGDLLKLECEPAVGIAAHTTVITCHFRGYKDVKVDAVSLRKVGQNEPTFRHRIAKQQKLGDPRFSLENPAEGPSLKINDTMFSDTGVFDYEIVTNRGRASAKFTLSVTAKYKDPIVSTWPQDVTEGGPIDLYCNATEGYPTGTIHWFDRYGTNWTINSILTKTTKDTDSSKSVALSSKLTFNSIDLSLAPFRCIVLNSKYIKDGEKTIQITPAKQDAEDMAESKSNNTNIIAGVMVIGSLIAGLLFALFFFRRGKEQRYESGQPA; this is encoded by the exons ATTTGTTGAAATTGGAATGTGAACCTGCTGTTGGAATTGCAGCTCATACAACAGTTATCACATGCCATTTCAGAGGCTACAAAGATGTTAAAGTAGATGCAGTTTCTTTAAGAAAAGTGGGCCAGAATGAACCCACTTTTCGACACAGAATAGCAAAACAGCAAAAATTAGGAGATCCTCGCTTCAGTCTTGAAAACCCTGCTGAAGGTCCatctctgaaaataaatgacacaatgttTTCTGATACGGGAGTATTTGATTATGAAATTGTCACAAACAGAGGCAGAGCATCTGCAAAATTTACCCTCAGTGTCACAG CAAAGTACAAAGATCCCATTGTAAGTACATGGCCTCAAGATGTAACAGAGGGAGGACCAATTGACCTTTATTGCAATGCAACAGAAGGCTACCCAACAGGAACCATCCATTGGTTTGACCGATATGGAACAAACTGGACCATTAACTCAATTCTGACAAAAACCACCAAGGATACCGACAGTTCAAAATCTGTGGCTTTGTCTTCCAAACTGACTTTCAACTCGATTGACTTAAGTCTGGCACCATTTAGATGTATCGTCCTAAACAGCAAATACATCAAGGATGGAGAAAAGACTATTCAGATCACGCCTGCCAAAC AAGATGCGGAAGATATGGCAGAATCGAAATCcaataacacaaacattattGCTGGTGTTATGGTTATTGGTTCACTTATTGCTGGTCTTCTGTttgcacttttttttttcagaagagGAAAAGAGCAAA gatATGAATCAGGACAACCTGCTTAG